In the Campylobacter concisus genome, AATTTGAGATAGTTTTTTAGAGTTATTTATCACAGTTAGTGGATTTAGGCTCGCCTTGTCAAGCTCGTAAGTGACAGAGTGAAAGCTTTTAGCAAGCTCATCAGTAAAATTTCCTTTTGGAGCGATAGCAAAAACCTCATGCCCCATATCTTTTAAGGCTTGCATAATAGGCCGTCTAAAAAAGTGTATGCTCATATCAGCATGGCTTAAAAACCCTATCCTTGCCATCTCTACCTCTTTAGCCTATAAATTTTTGCCGCCCCATCAAGTATGACTGGCTCAAAAATTTTTGGATCGTACCTTTCAAGCACAAAAAGCTGGATGTATGCGCTATTTAAAATACTTTCATCAAGGATGATAAACCTACCATAATCTCTCATAAAAATGACAGAAATATTTGAAAGTTCGTTATTTTTATACTCTTTGACATTTAGCTTGCCAGCCTCGTTATAATCAGTCTCTATGAAAGATTTAAGAGGCAAGATATTGCCATCATAGATTAAATTTGTGACATCACTTGTGAGCGTAAATCCACCATTTAGTCTAATGCCATTTTCATTTTGAGAGATCGCTCTTGTGACGATAAAAAGGCCGTTGTTTAAATTTTTACCGCTTTTTAGATCGATCTTGCTAAATTGCAAAATTGTCGGAAAAATACCAAGCATCCTATCTGGAAGATAGTAATAAATTTCCCTTGTCTTTGCTGGCAGGCTAAAATTTGCCTCTTTTATATCACTAAAAAACTGATCAATGCTTGCGTTTCTCTCTTTTAGAATTTGAGCCAAATTGCCGTTAAATCTCTCTTTAAAATTTCTCTCTGTGTACTCAACATCAAGCCTTGCCATATTTGCTGAGCTCACCTCATCGCTTCCAAGCGCAAAACTCACGGCAAAATTTTCGCGTCCAAGGTGCTTTCCACCGTCAATGAGCGTCTTAACATCGCTGTAATATCTAATCGGATATCCATAGTCCCACCACGCAACCACGTAGTCCTCGCGTCCTGCGATACCTTTTAGCTTATTTAAAATTTCAACCTCTTTGTGCACAAAAACTGGCTCAGCTTTGTAACCATAGATATGAATGAGCGCTGGAGTAAGAGCGAGCACTGTTATAAAGGCTCTCGCAAGATTTAGCACCGCTCCTTTTAGCTTTAAATTTGAAAGTATAAACTCCACCAAATAGCCAAAGCCAAGCGCCATAATAGGCACAGCATAAATAGTAAATCTAAGGCCACTTTTAAAGGCTAAAAAGCCAAGAGCTAGCATGCCAAGCGAGACGGCAAATGAGCGGTATTTAAAGCAAAAAAGAGTAACACCAGCAAGTGAGATCAAAAATGTGATGACATTTGCGCTGATCCTCTCACAAAATAGCGTAAAATCAACGATGCTTGACTCTTGGATGGTTTGATTGACATTAAAAAAGTGAAAGCTCATGCCTCCAACTTCAGGCGCATCTCTAAAGACGTAAAATTTAAGCTGAAAAATAATCGGATTTAGTCCGCCACGAATTACAAAAACAATAAAAACAACTGCCAAAATGCCAAAAGCAATTTTTAAATTTATCACCTCTTTTTTAAAGAGGCAAAGTGCATAAAATGCAAATATCACACCAAATTTAAGTGATAGATCAAGGTTTGAAATGGCAAGTAAAAGCAGTGAAATTTCAAGGTAAAAAAGTGGATTTTTCCTATCAAAAATGAGCGTGTAAAGTAAAAATAGCCCAGTTAAAATGCTAATAAGCGAAAACGCGCTCGCATACCACCACATATAAATAAGCACGCTTAAGGGTGCGATTATTAGGCTCTTTGCGTCCTTTTTTTCAAGCACCCTAACAAGTCCCCAGACGACAAAGACGCTAAGTGGGATGATGAGCATATCAGTATCGTAGTAGCCTGCCATAGTGCGGTTGTAGTAGCTATTTGCGACCACCGCAAGAAGTGTAGCGATGAAGCCAGCAAATTTTAGCTTATACTCATTTGCGATCAGGATAACTGGCACAGCCA is a window encoding:
- a CDS encoding STT3 domain-containing protein codes for the protein MNRNLFFKNYSLYLMIFVAVLFGMVCRLYWVFWASEYPVFFWNNELMISTNDGYAFAEGARDMLAGFHQENDLSYYGYPLSTLTYWIVKFLGVKLETAMIYMSVFFSSLVAVPVILIANEYKLKFAGFIATLLAVVANSYYNRTMAGYYDTDMLIIPLSVFVVWGLVRVLEKKDAKSLIIAPLSVLIYMWWYASAFSLISILTGLFLLYTLIFDRKNPLFYLEISLLLLAISNLDLSLKFGVIFAFYALCLFKKEVINLKIAFGILAVVFIVFVIRGGLNPIIFQLKFYVFRDAPEVGGMSFHFFNVNQTIQESSIVDFTLFCERISANVITFLISLAGVTLFCFKYRSFAVSLGMLALGFLAFKSGLRFTIYAVPIMALGFGYLVEFILSNLKLKGAVLNLARAFITVLALTPALIHIYGYKAEPVFVHKEVEILNKLKGIAGREDYVVAWWDYGYPIRYYSDVKTLIDGGKHLGRENFAVSFALGSDEVSSANMARLDVEYTERNFKERFNGNLAQILKERNASIDQFFSDIKEANFSLPAKTREIYYYLPDRMLGIFPTILQFSKIDLKSGKNLNNGLFIVTRAISQNENGIRLNGGFTLTSDVTNLIYDGNILPLKSFIETDYNEAGKLNVKEYKNNELSNISVIFMRDYGRFIILDESILNSAYIQLFVLERYDPKIFEPVILDGAAKIYRLKR